The nucleotide sequence CCCGTCGTCATGTATTGGTTCGCCAACGCACCGGTCAAAACCAGCACGCAAAACCATTTTCCGCCGGCGAATACCGTCATCGCGGGGCCTCCCGTAATTCCCTACCTGATTTTCCTGTTCAGCCAACCGAACGGAATATCGATGTTGAAATATACGTCCATCGTTTTTCCGGTTTTCGGTTCCATCGCCTCGAGTTTGTCGTAGTTGTGCCCATTCGACGCGATCAGACCCTGTTTGACGCTTCGAAGCCCCAGCACGCGCAACAGGACGTACTCTTCCCCCGTATCGATGACGACAAATGCCGTTTCCGGGGACGTTCCGTCACCCGAATCCAATATCGAATCGATCAGACCTCCTGCGACGAACGCGTGATAGGCCGACTTGTCGTTCTCCCTCATCTGCTTGTATGCGATCCTGCAGACGGTGTGGGCGTCTATATCCACATATTTTTTCCCGAGGATCCTTTGCGCCGCATCGAGGGCCTTATCGTACATGGCGTCGCGAAGGGCATTGAACATCTTTTCACGATCGGTGGAATCGTCCGAGTAGGGGTTGTATTCCTTCGTCGCCGCGTAGGCAATCCTGAATTCCGTGAAATCGATCGAGCGATCCTGCTTCTTCACTTTATCCAGCAGTTCGCCGTACGACGGCTTTTCCTTGCCGTGCAGATTACCCGTGAAGCCGACGACCATCGCAACAGCCGCCGCGCAGGCAAGGAAGCCAAGCCGATGATTTTTCATTCTCCATCCACCAGCA is from Deltaproteobacteria bacterium and encodes:
- a CDS encoding DUF4919 domain-containing protein; this encodes MKNHRLGFLACAAAVAMVVGFTGNLHGKEKPSYGELLDKVKKQDRSIDFTEFRIAYAATKEYNPYSDDSTDREKMFNALRDAMYDKALDAAQRILGKKYVDIDAHTVCRIAYKQMRENDKSAYHAFVAGGLIDSILDSGDGTSPETAFVVIDTGEEYVLLRVLGLRSVKQGLIASNGHNYDKLEAMEPKTGKTMDVYFNIDIPFGWLNRKIR